In one Nomascus leucogenys isolate Asia chromosome 13, Asia_NLE_v1, whole genome shotgun sequence genomic region, the following are encoded:
- the PFDN4 gene encoding prefoldin subunit 4 isoform X1, producing the protein MAATMKKAAAEDVNVTFEDQQKINKFARNTSRITELKEEIEVKKKQLQNLEDACDDIMLADDDCLMIPYQIGDVFISHSQEETQEMLEEAKKNLQEEIDALESRVESIQRVLADLKVQLYAKFGSNINLEADES; encoded by the exons ATGGCGGCCACCATGAAGAAGGCG GCTGCAGAAGATGTCAACGTTACTTTCGAAGATcaacaaaagataaacaaatttgcACGGAATACAAGTAGAATCACAGAGCTGAAGGAAGAGATAGAAGTAAAAAAG AAACAACTCCAAAACCTAGAAGATGCTTGTGATGACATCATGCTTGCAGATGATGACTGCTTAATGATACCTTATCAAATTGGTGATGTCTTCATTAGCCATTCTCAAGAAGAAACACAAGAAATGTTAGAAGAAGCAAAG aaaaatttgcAAGAAGAAATTGACGCCTTAGAATCCAGAGTGGAATCGATTCAGCGGGTGTTAGCAGATTTGAAAGTTCAGTTGTATGCAAAATTTGGGAGCAACATAAACCTTGAAGCTGATGaaagttaa
- the PFDN4 gene encoding prefoldin subunit 4 isoform X2: MGPWLRAAEDVNVTFEDQQKINKFARNTSRITELKEEIEVKKKQLQNLEDACDDIMLADDDCLMIPYQIGDVFISHSQEETQEMLEEAKKNLQEEIDALESRVESIQRVLADLKVQLYAKFGSNINLEADES, from the exons ATGGGACCGTGGTTacgg GCTGCAGAAGATGTCAACGTTACTTTCGAAGATcaacaaaagataaacaaatttgcACGGAATACAAGTAGAATCACAGAGCTGAAGGAAGAGATAGAAGTAAAAAAG AAACAACTCCAAAACCTAGAAGATGCTTGTGATGACATCATGCTTGCAGATGATGACTGCTTAATGATACCTTATCAAATTGGTGATGTCTTCATTAGCCATTCTCAAGAAGAAACACAAGAAATGTTAGAAGAAGCAAAG aaaaatttgcAAGAAGAAATTGACGCCTTAGAATCCAGAGTGGAATCGATTCAGCGGGTGTTAGCAGATTTGAAAGTTCAGTTGTATGCAAAATTTGGGAGCAACATAAACCTTGAAGCTGATGaaagttaa